From the Burkholderia ubonensis genome, one window contains:
- a CDS encoding alpha-ketoacid dehydrogenase subunit beta, translating to MARKITYSQAINEALAQEMARDDSVIVMGEDNAGGAGAPGEDDAWGGVLGVTKGLFHKFPGRVLDTPLSEGGYIGAAVGAAACGMRPVAELMFIDFMGVCFDQIFNQAAKFRYMFGGKAVTPVVIRAMYGAGLRAAAQHSQMLTSLFTHIPGLKVVCPSTPYDAKGLLIQSIRDNDPVIFLEHKLLYTREGEVPEESYAIPFGEASIVREGDDATIVTYGRMVHLATDAAAKLAKDGIHVDVIDLRTTSPLDEETILESAERTGRVVVVDEANPRCSIATDIAALVAQRAFRSLQAPIELVTAPHTPTPFAGVLEDLYIPSADAIAQAVLKTRS from the coding sequence ATGGCAAGGAAGATCACTTATTCGCAGGCGATCAACGAGGCGCTCGCGCAGGAAATGGCGCGCGACGACAGCGTGATCGTGATGGGCGAGGACAATGCAGGCGGCGCGGGCGCGCCCGGCGAGGACGACGCGTGGGGCGGCGTGCTCGGCGTGACGAAGGGGCTGTTCCACAAGTTTCCGGGCCGCGTGCTCGATACGCCGCTGTCGGAAGGCGGCTACATCGGCGCGGCGGTCGGCGCGGCCGCGTGCGGGATGCGGCCCGTCGCGGAGCTGATGTTCATCGACTTCATGGGCGTGTGCTTCGACCAGATCTTCAATCAGGCCGCCAAATTCCGCTACATGTTCGGCGGCAAGGCCGTCACGCCGGTGGTGATCCGCGCGATGTACGGCGCCGGCCTGCGGGCGGCGGCGCAGCATTCGCAGATGCTCACGTCGCTGTTCACGCATATCCCGGGGCTGAAGGTGGTGTGCCCGTCGACGCCGTACGACGCGAAGGGCCTGCTGATCCAGTCGATCCGCGACAACGACCCGGTGATCTTCCTCGAGCACAAGCTGCTCTACACGCGTGAAGGCGAGGTGCCCGAGGAATCGTATGCGATCCCGTTCGGCGAGGCCAGCATCGTGCGCGAAGGCGACGACGCGACGATCGTCACCTACGGCCGCATGGTCCATCTCGCCACCGACGCGGCCGCGAAGCTCGCGAAGGACGGCATTCACGTCGACGTGATCGACCTGCGCACGACGTCGCCGCTCGACGAGGAAACGATCCTCGAGAGCGCGGAGCGCACCGGGCGCGTGGTGGTCGTCGACGAGGCGAACCCGCGCTGCTCGATCGCCACCGACATCGCGGCGCTCGTCGCGCAGCGCGCGTTCCGCTCGCTGCAGGCGCCGATCGAGCTGGTGACCGCGCCGCACACGCCCACGCCGTTCGCCGGCGTGCTGGAAGACTTGTACATCCCGTCCGCCGATGCGATCGCGCAGGCGGTACTGAAGACGAGGAGCTGA
- a CDS encoding ArnT family glycosyltransferase, whose translation MKPVVRLTASATRALPRWLLLTLCLVYAAFGLFGRDPWKNEDAAGFGVMWTMAKGGWHDWLLPNLVGKFITTDGPLGYWLGALSIRALGSWVDASNASRLATGILFCIACAFVWYAAYLLGRRAEVQPFKYAFGGEPEPRDYGRTLADGALLILLACFGLAERGHETTPQLAQFAWIAMLVYGLVRGIDKPLQGALWWSAAIGLVCLSGNPVLVGALVVGTAVLWLVTPEMRNLHLPAIGVPVAAAIIALWVFAALAAAPDDAAWFFDQWVRGSLMRFSGPPTAVLMYAAKNLPIFAWPAWPLAIWAWWSWAGLRRRTHIAIPLSVVVPLVALVILQSQQSNRMYMLLLPPLAVLATFALPTLKRGAINAIDWFAVLSFTILGSFVWLVWLASMTGFPHPLARNLARLLPGYEPHFKVLSFVCAVAVTVCWFLLARWRVSRQPKVLWRSVVLSGAGTTLMWVLLMTLWLPIVNYGRTYRDVAQQIAAHLPSDYECISPVRLGDAQIATFAYFGNMHFDYSGDCDVILRQDRADFGEPSSMSQYVWRLVWEGRRVADRDERFRLYERIERPKTPVKRRPPRRKADD comes from the coding sequence ATGAAGCCTGTCGTTCGTCTCACCGCCTCCGCCACGCGCGCGCTGCCGCGCTGGCTGCTGCTCACGCTCTGCCTCGTCTATGCGGCGTTCGGCCTGTTCGGCCGCGACCCGTGGAAAAACGAGGACGCGGCGGGCTTCGGCGTCATGTGGACGATGGCCAAGGGCGGCTGGCACGACTGGCTGCTGCCGAATCTCGTCGGCAAGTTCATCACGACCGACGGACCGCTCGGCTACTGGCTCGGCGCGCTGTCGATCCGCGCGCTTGGGTCCTGGGTCGACGCAAGCAACGCGTCGCGGCTCGCCACCGGCATCCTGTTCTGCATCGCCTGCGCGTTCGTCTGGTACGCCGCGTATCTGCTCGGCCGGCGCGCCGAAGTCCAGCCGTTCAAGTACGCGTTCGGCGGCGAGCCCGAGCCGCGCGACTACGGCCGCACGCTCGCCGACGGCGCGCTGCTGATCCTGCTCGCCTGCTTCGGCCTCGCGGAGCGCGGACACGAAACGACGCCGCAGCTCGCGCAGTTCGCGTGGATCGCGATGCTCGTCTACGGGCTCGTGCGCGGCATCGACAAGCCGCTGCAGGGCGCGCTGTGGTGGAGCGCGGCGATCGGCCTCGTCTGCCTGTCCGGCAACCCGGTGCTCGTCGGCGCGCTCGTCGTCGGCACCGCCGTGCTGTGGCTCGTCACGCCCGAGATGCGCAACCTGCACCTGCCCGCGATCGGCGTGCCCGTCGCCGCCGCGATCATCGCGCTGTGGGTGTTCGCCGCGCTCGCCGCGGCGCCGGACGACGCCGCGTGGTTCTTCGACCAGTGGGTGCGCGGCAGCCTGATGCGCTTTTCCGGCCCGCCGACCGCCGTGCTGATGTACGCGGCGAAGAACCTGCCGATCTTCGCGTGGCCCGCGTGGCCGCTCGCGATCTGGGCGTGGTGGAGCTGGGCCGGCCTGCGCCGGCGCACGCACATCGCGATTCCGCTGTCGGTCGTCGTGCCGCTCGTTGCGCTCGTGATCCTGCAGAGTCAGCAGTCGAACCGCATGTACATGCTGCTGCTGCCGCCGCTCGCGGTGCTCGCGACGTTCGCGCTGCCGACGCTTAAGCGCGGCGCGATCAACGCGATCGACTGGTTCGCGGTGTTGAGCTTCACGATCCTCGGCAGCTTCGTGTGGCTCGTCTGGCTGGCGTCGATGACCGGCTTCCCGCACCCGCTCGCGCGCAACCTCGCGCGGCTCCTGCCCGGCTACGAGCCGCACTTCAAGGTGCTGTCGTTCGTCTGCGCGGTCGCGGTGACGGTCTGCTGGTTCCTGCTCGCGAGGTGGCGCGTGTCGCGTCAGCCGAAGGTGCTGTGGCGCAGCGTCGTGCTGTCAGGCGCCGGCACCACGCTGATGTGGGTGCTGCTGATGACGCTGTGGCTGCCGATCGTCAACTACGGCCGGACCTATCGCGACGTCGCGCAGCAGATCGCCGCGCACCTGCCGTCCGATTACGAATGCATTTCGCCGGTGCGGCTCGGCGACGCGCAGATCGCGACGTTCGCCTATTTCGGCAACATGCACTTCGATTACTCCGGCGACTGCGACGTGATCCTGCGCCAGGACCGCGCCGATTTCGGCGAACCGAGCTCGATGTCGCAGTACGTGTGGCGTCTCGTCTGGGAAGGCCGCCGCGTCGCCGACCGCGACGAGCGTTTCCGCCTGTACGAGCGCATCGAGCGGCCGAAGACGCCGGTCAAGCGCCGGCCGCCGCGCCGCAAGGCGGACGATTGA
- a CDS encoding acetoin dehydrogenase dihydrolipoyllysine-residue acetyltransferase subunit has product MSIHMITMPKWGLSMEQGQVNGWLKSIGERVTKGDEVLDVETDKISSGVECAFDGTLRRQVAQEGETLPVGALLGVVAAADASDADIDAAIAEFQRDFVPSAAADDAAGPQPEKAQIGGRTLRFLKLGDGSGTPAVLIHGFGGDLNNWLFNHAELAAHRPVWALDLPGHGESGKAVETGSLDELADAVLALLDAQQIERAHLIGHSMGGAVAMAAAERAPQRVASLTLIASAGLGADINRDYIDGFVAGNSRNTLKPHLGALFADHALVTRQLVEDLVKYKRLEGVQAALEKIANAAFDGAAQRRVFRDRVASLAPRTLVIWGEHDQVIPAQHAQGLPDGVRAEVIAGSGHMVQMEAAADVNRLIVAFLGD; this is encoded by the coding sequence ATGTCGATTCACATGATCACGATGCCCAAGTGGGGGCTGTCGATGGAGCAGGGGCAGGTCAATGGCTGGCTGAAGTCGATCGGCGAGCGCGTGACGAAGGGCGACGAAGTGCTCGACGTGGAGACCGACAAGATTTCGTCGGGCGTCGAGTGCGCGTTCGACGGCACGCTGCGCCGGCAAGTCGCGCAGGAAGGCGAGACGCTGCCGGTCGGCGCGCTGCTCGGCGTGGTCGCCGCAGCTGATGCGAGCGACGCCGACATCGACGCGGCGATCGCCGAATTCCAGCGCGATTTCGTGCCGAGCGCGGCCGCCGACGACGCGGCCGGCCCGCAGCCCGAGAAGGCGCAGATCGGCGGGCGCACGCTGCGGTTCCTGAAGCTCGGTGACGGCTCGGGCACGCCGGCCGTGCTGATTCACGGCTTCGGCGGCGATCTGAACAACTGGCTGTTCAATCACGCGGAACTCGCCGCGCATCGGCCGGTGTGGGCGCTCGACCTGCCGGGGCACGGCGAGTCCGGCAAGGCGGTCGAGACCGGCAGCCTCGACGAGCTGGCCGACGCGGTGCTCGCGCTGCTCGATGCGCAGCAGATCGAGCGCGCGCACCTGATCGGCCATTCGATGGGCGGCGCGGTGGCGATGGCGGCGGCCGAGCGCGCGCCGCAACGCGTGGCGTCGCTGACGCTGATCGCGAGCGCCGGGCTCGGCGCCGACATCAACCGCGATTACATCGACGGCTTCGTCGCGGGCAACAGCCGCAACACGCTGAAGCCGCATCTCGGCGCGCTGTTCGCGGATCACGCGCTGGTGACGCGGCAACTGGTCGAGGATCTCGTCAAGTACAAGCGGCTCGAAGGCGTGCAGGCGGCGCTCGAGAAGATCGCGAACGCGGCGTTCGACGGCGCGGCCCAGCGGCGCGTGTTCCGCGATCGCGTCGCGTCGCTCGCGCCGCGCACGCTGGTGATTTGGGGCGAGCACGACCAGGTGATTCCCGCGCAGCACGCGCAGGGCTTGCCGGACGGCGTGCGCGCCGAGGTGATCGCCGGCAGCGGCCACATGGTGCAGATGGAGGCGGCTGCCGACGTGAACCGCCTGATCGTCGCGTTTCTCGGAGACTGA
- the lipA gene encoding lipoyl synthase encodes MAAALERPSLTALGQPGARSRDKLARIPVRVEPVAGAALPKPSWLRARPMSSGAVADMAAVLRDHRLHSVCEEAMCPNIGECFAQRTATFMIMGGLCTRRCPFCDVAHGRPEPLDPDEPARLAAAAAALGLRYVVITSVDRDDLRDGGAAHFAACIAAVRARVPGIGVEVLTPDFRGRVARALDALSSAWPDVFNHNIETVPSLYRAARPGADYRGSLELLAQAKAARPALVTKSGLMLGLGERDDEVRATLHDLRAHEVDVLTLGQYLAPSAHHLPVRRYVSPDAFDAWRDEALALGFREVVAGPLVRSSYHAADVLKPA; translated from the coding sequence ATGGCCGCCGCGCTCGAACGACCCAGCCTCACCGCGCTCGGCCAGCCGGGCGCGCGCAGCCGCGACAAGCTCGCGCGCATTCCGGTGCGCGTCGAGCCCGTGGCGGGCGCGGCGCTGCCGAAGCCGTCGTGGCTGCGGGCGCGGCCGATGTCGAGCGGGGCGGTCGCCGACATGGCGGCCGTGCTGCGCGATCATCGGCTGCATTCCGTCTGCGAGGAGGCGATGTGTCCGAATATCGGCGAATGCTTCGCGCAGCGCACCGCGACCTTCATGATCATGGGCGGGCTGTGCACGCGGCGCTGCCCGTTCTGCGACGTCGCGCACGGCCGTCCCGAGCCGCTCGATCCCGACGAGCCCGCGCGGCTCGCCGCGGCGGCGGCCGCGCTCGGGCTGCGCTACGTCGTGATCACGTCGGTCGATCGGGACGACCTGCGCGACGGTGGCGCCGCGCATTTCGCCGCCTGCATCGCGGCGGTGCGCGCGCGCGTGCCGGGCATCGGCGTCGAGGTGCTGACGCCCGATTTTCGCGGCCGCGTCGCGCGTGCGCTCGACGCGTTGTCGTCGGCATGGCCGGACGTGTTCAATCACAACATCGAGACGGTGCCGTCGCTGTATCGGGCCGCGCGGCCCGGCGCCGATTATCGCGGCTCGCTCGAACTGCTCGCGCAGGCGAAGGCCGCGCGGCCGGCGCTCGTGACGAAATCGGGCTTGATGCTCGGGCTCGGCGAGCGCGACGACGAGGTGCGCGCCACGCTGCACGACCTGCGCGCGCACGAGGTCGACGTGCTGACGCTCGGCCAGTATCTGGCGCCGTCCGCGCATCACCTGCCGGTGCGGCGCTACGTGAGCCCCGACGCGTTCGACGCGTGGCGCGACGAGGCGCTGGCGCTGGGGTTTCGCGAAGTCGTCGCAGGCCCGCTCGTGCGCTCGTCGTATCACGCGGCCGACGTGCTGAAGCCCGCGTGA
- a CDS encoding type B 50S ribosomal protein L31 translates to MKPGIHPDYREVVFQDMSNGFKFITRSTIQTRETIDFEGKTYPLAKIEVSSESHSFYTGQQKIMDTAGRVEKFKNKFGSRASGKVAK, encoded by the coding sequence ATGAAACCTGGCATTCACCCGGATTACCGCGAAGTCGTCTTCCAAGACATGTCGAACGGCTTCAAGTTCATCACGCGCTCGACGATCCAGACGCGTGAAACCATCGACTTCGAAGGCAAGACCTACCCGCTCGCCAAGATCGAAGTGTCGTCGGAGTCGCACTCGTTCTACACCGGCCAGCAGAAGATCATGGACACGGCCGGCCGCGTCGAGAAGTTCAAGAACAAGTTCGGTTCGCGCGCCAGCGGCAAGGTCGCGAAGTAA
- a CDS encoding MerR family transcriptional regulator: MTTDTPILLLTVSDAAARLGVTPRTLKYYEERGLVTPSRSEGRYRLYDDADLERFARILRLRALGFSLQGITEMLKRPLEETDDGRRRYSDASLRDIRTGLAEQIGTLDRRIAAVQRELKEAMALRKELQRDIDYVERRLAGESADALIAQRRAEASERRARKSRA, from the coding sequence ATGACGACCGACACCCCCATCCTGCTGCTGACCGTGAGCGACGCCGCCGCGCGGCTCGGCGTCACGCCGCGCACGCTGAAGTACTACGAGGAGCGCGGGCTCGTCACGCCGTCGCGCAGCGAAGGCCGCTATCGTCTCTATGACGACGCCGACCTCGAGCGCTTCGCGCGAATCCTGCGCCTGCGCGCGCTCGGCTTCTCGCTGCAGGGCATCACCGAAATGCTCAAGCGTCCGCTGGAAGAGACGGACGACGGCCGGCGCCGCTACTCGGACGCGTCGCTGCGGGACATCCGCACCGGTCTCGCGGAACAGATCGGCACGCTCGACCGGCGCATCGCGGCGGTCCAGCGCGAGCTGAAGGAAGCGATGGCGCTGCGCAAGGAACTGCAGCGCGACATCGACTACGTCGAGCGGCGTCTCGCCGGCGAAAGCGCGGATGCGCTGATCGCGCAGCGGCGGGCCGAGGCGAGCGAGCGCCGGGCGCGCAAGAGCCGCGCATGA
- a CDS encoding MFS transporter, translating into MNATPGRPPLWSRASLRADLFPWALALVTGIDYFDNATFSFFASYIAGGINASPDELVWSSSAYAVAAVLGILQQQWWIDRLGHRRYVAGCMLMFSLGAIASALADTSLELAFARGFQGYFIGPMMGACRILIQISFTPRERPPATRAFLIMILLGSALAPIAGGLLVAHSTWRALFACTAPAGVAFAILALLTLPDTGNLPDDERGTGHFWPYVVFALAQGALQVVMQQVRYQLYSGSPMLILLTVAGLGALAWFAHHQWHHPTPLVRLHAFRQRTFQVGLLLYMFYYYESTGFSYLTSRLLESGLGYPVENAGRLVGTMSLISATALFAYLRYAKLITHKKWIIVPGFAVAAFAALWMTRMTPQVGEAALIVPLLLRGLLLLFIVLPVANLTFRIFAIDEYTHGYRLKNIVRQLTISFATASVIIVEQHRQAVHQTRLVERANVFDPLFQQTVDALARSYAAAGHAPGDAHAFAISSIARMVAQQASFLSSLDGFYFLAGVAICGGIFAAWQKDID; encoded by the coding sequence ATGAACGCGACGCCGGGCCGCCCGCCACTGTGGAGCCGCGCAAGCCTGCGCGCCGACCTGTTCCCGTGGGCGCTCGCGCTCGTCACCGGCATCGACTATTTCGACAACGCGACGTTCTCGTTCTTCGCCAGCTACATCGCGGGCGGCATCAACGCGTCGCCGGACGAGCTCGTGTGGTCGTCGAGCGCGTACGCGGTCGCGGCCGTGCTCGGCATCCTCCAGCAGCAATGGTGGATCGACCGCCTCGGGCATCGCCGCTACGTCGCCGGCTGCATGCTGATGTTCTCGCTCGGCGCGATCGCGTCCGCGCTCGCCGATACGTCGCTGGAGCTCGCGTTCGCGCGCGGCTTCCAGGGCTATTTCATCGGGCCGATGATGGGCGCGTGCCGGATCCTGATCCAGATCAGCTTCACGCCGCGGGAACGGCCACCCGCGACGCGCGCGTTCCTGATCATGATCCTGCTCGGCAGCGCGCTCGCGCCGATCGCCGGCGGCCTGCTCGTCGCGCATTCGACGTGGCGCGCGCTGTTCGCGTGCACCGCGCCCGCAGGCGTCGCGTTCGCGATCCTCGCACTGCTGACGCTGCCCGACACCGGCAACCTGCCCGACGACGAACGCGGTACCGGGCATTTCTGGCCGTACGTCGTGTTCGCGCTCGCGCAGGGCGCGCTGCAGGTCGTGATGCAGCAGGTGCGGTACCAGCTCTACAGCGGCTCGCCGATGCTGATCCTGCTGACGGTCGCGGGCCTCGGCGCGCTCGCGTGGTTCGCGCACCACCAGTGGCACCACCCGACGCCGCTCGTGCGCCTGCACGCATTCCGCCAGCGGACCTTCCAGGTCGGGCTCCTGCTCTACATGTTCTATTACTACGAGTCGACCGGCTTCAGCTACCTGACCTCCCGCCTTCTCGAATCGGGGCTCGGCTATCCGGTCGAGAACGCCGGGCGCCTCGTCGGCACGATGTCGCTGATCTCCGCGACCGCGCTGTTCGCGTACCTGCGCTACGCGAAGCTGATCACGCACAAGAAATGGATCATCGTGCCGGGCTTCGCAGTCGCCGCGTTCGCCGCGCTGTGGATGACCCGCATGACGCCGCAGGTCGGCGAAGCGGCGCTGATCGTGCCGCTGCTGCTGCGCGGCCTGCTGCTGCTGTTCATCGTGCTGCCGGTCGCGAACCTGACGTTCCGGATCTTTGCGATCGACGAATACACGCACGGCTACCGGCTCAAGAACATCGTCCGCCAGCTGACGATCTCGTTCGCAACGGCGTCGGTGATCATCGTCGAGCAGCATCGGCAGGCCGTGCACCAGACGCGGCTCGTCGAGCGCGCGAACGTGTTCGACCCGCTGTTCCAGCAGACGGTCGACGCGCTGGCCCGCAGCTACGCGGCCGCCGGCCATGCACCGGGCGACGCGCACGCGTTCGCGATCTCGTCGATCGCGCGGATGGTCGCGCAGCAGGCGTCGTTCCTGTCGTCGCTCGACGGGTTCTATTTCCTCGCCGGCGTCGCGATTTGCGGCGGGATCTTCGCCGCATGGCAAAAAGACATCGATTGA
- a CDS encoding M90 family metallopeptidase, producing the protein MLSKLTRWLDHRRRNRALRSHPIPDALWQDTVARLPFLDYLPPDDLGRLRELTSLFIAHKSFSTAHGLELTDEMIVGIAVQACVPVLNLDLSLYDGWVGVVVYPGEFVIRKTVQDEDGVVHEVEQDASGEAWEGGPVILSWEDAQMTDGRDAYNVVIHEFAHKIDMINGAADGYPPLFRRWHAPHLDAQAWADVFENAYDQFCARVDAVPDRAWARFERESLIDPYAADHPSEFFAVCSEALFVRPRAFEAEFPELYRLLARYYRQDPAQTGALDAR; encoded by the coding sequence ATGCTTTCGAAACTCACCCGCTGGCTCGACCATCGCCGCCGCAACCGCGCGCTGCGCAGCCACCCGATCCCCGACGCGCTGTGGCAGGACACCGTCGCGCGACTGCCGTTCCTCGACTACCTGCCGCCCGACGACCTCGGCCGGCTGCGCGAGCTGACGAGCCTGTTCATCGCGCACAAGTCGTTTTCGACCGCGCACGGCCTCGAGCTGACCGACGAGATGATCGTCGGCATCGCCGTGCAGGCCTGCGTGCCGGTGCTGAATCTCGATCTGTCGCTGTACGACGGCTGGGTCGGCGTCGTCGTGTATCCGGGCGAATTCGTGATCCGCAAGACCGTGCAGGACGAGGACGGCGTCGTCCACGAGGTCGAGCAGGACGCGAGCGGCGAAGCCTGGGAAGGCGGACCGGTGATCCTGTCGTGGGAAGACGCGCAGATGACCGACGGCCGCGACGCGTACAACGTCGTGATCCACGAGTTCGCGCACAAGATCGACATGATCAACGGCGCGGCCGACGGCTATCCGCCCCTCTTTCGCCGCTGGCATGCGCCGCATCTCGACGCGCAGGCGTGGGCCGACGTGTTCGAAAACGCGTACGACCAGTTCTGCGCACGCGTCGATGCGGTGCCGGATCGCGCGTGGGCGCGCTTCGAGCGGGAGTCGCTGATCGACCCCTATGCGGCCGACCACCCGTCGGAATTCTTTGCCGTATGCAGCGAGGCGCTGTTCGTGCGGCCGCGTGCGTTCGAGGCCGAGTTCCCCGAGCTCTACCGGCTGCTCGCCCGCTATTACCGGCAGGATCCGGCCCAAACCGGCGCGCTGGACGCGCGCTGA
- a CDS encoding MATE family efflux transporter, with protein sequence MLADIRRIIGLAWPVLVGQLAIIAFGVTDTAMVGRFSATDLAALGLGASIYLSVFIGLTGILSALQPITGQLYGARRYAEIGEEVRQALWLAALLAVPGFLLLHFPEPLLRLAHAPAALHERTVAYLRLLSFGLPASLVFRIYGALTNAAGKPRLAMILQIGALALKFPLNIWFIFGGFGVPALGGPGCGLASTVINWALALVGFTLLAKLDVFAPLAIFSRFCWPVWARQKAILKLGVPMGLSYLIEVTSFTCMALFIAQFGTTTLAGHQIAANISGVLYMTPLSIGVATSTLVARALGAGQPDEARLLGRHGVTLAGGIAALYGLLVFALRPLIVGGYTPNPTVAAAAMPLVAIVTCYHFFDALQVTSAFALRAYKVAAVPTVIYAVALWGVGLGGGYLLGFDVGGHSPAWLTGARGFWFANTMSLMLAGAGLAVYLRRVSRAQAGA encoded by the coding sequence ATGCTGGCCGATATCCGTCGGATCATCGGCCTCGCGTGGCCGGTGCTCGTCGGCCAGCTCGCGATCATTGCGTTCGGCGTGACCGACACCGCGATGGTCGGCCGCTTCTCCGCCACCGATCTCGCCGCGCTCGGGCTCGGCGCGTCGATCTACCTGTCGGTCTTCATCGGCCTGACGGGCATCCTGTCCGCGCTGCAGCCGATCACCGGCCAACTGTACGGCGCGCGGCGCTACGCCGAGATCGGCGAGGAAGTCCGCCAGGCGCTGTGGCTCGCCGCGCTGCTCGCGGTGCCCGGCTTCCTGCTGCTGCATTTCCCCGAACCGCTGTTGCGTCTCGCGCATGCGCCCGCCGCGCTGCACGAGCGCACCGTCGCCTATCTGCGCCTCCTGTCGTTCGGGTTGCCGGCGAGCCTCGTGTTCCGGATCTACGGCGCGCTCACCAACGCGGCCGGCAAACCGCGCCTCGCGATGATCCTGCAGATCGGCGCGCTCGCGCTCAAGTTTCCGCTGAACATCTGGTTCATCTTCGGCGGGTTCGGCGTGCCGGCGCTCGGCGGCCCGGGGTGCGGGCTCGCGAGCACGGTGATCAACTGGGCGCTCGCGCTGGTCGGCTTCACGTTGCTCGCGAAGCTCGACGTGTTCGCGCCGCTCGCGATCTTCTCGCGCTTCTGCTGGCCGGTCTGGGCGCGCCAGAAGGCGATCCTGAAGCTCGGCGTGCCGATGGGCCTGTCGTACCTGATCGAGGTCACGTCGTTCACCTGCATGGCGCTCTTCATCGCGCAGTTCGGCACGACCACGCTCGCCGGGCACCAGATCGCCGCCAACATCAGCGGCGTGCTGTACATGACGCCGCTGTCGATCGGCGTCGCGACGTCGACGCTCGTCGCCCGCGCGCTCGGCGCCGGGCAGCCCGACGAAGCCCGGCTGCTCGGCCGGCACGGCGTGACGCTCGCGGGCGGGATCGCCGCGCTGTATGGCCTGCTGGTGTTCGCGCTGCGACCGCTGATCGTCGGCGGCTACACGCCGAACCCGACAGTCGCCGCAGCCGCGATGCCGCTCGTCGCGATCGTCACCTGCTATCACTTCTTCGACGCGCTGCAGGTCACGTCCGCGTTCGCGCTGCGCGCGTACAAGGTCGCGGCCGTGCCGACCGTCATCTACGCGGTCGCGCTGTGGGGCGTCGGGCTCGGCGGCGGCTACCTGCTCGGCTTCGACGTCGGCGGCCACTCGCCCGCGTGGCTGACCGGCGCGCGCGGCTTCTGGTTCGCGAACACGATGAGCCTGATGCTCGCGGGCGCCGGGCTCGCGGTCTATCTGCGCCGCGTGAGCCGCGCGCAGGCTGGCGCCTGA
- the rho gene encoding transcription termination factor Rho — MHLSELKSLHVSELIEMANGLEIENANRLRKQELMFAILKKRAKTGETIFGDGTLEVLPDGFGFLRSPEMSYLASTDDIYISPSQIRRFNLHTGDTIEGEVRTPKDGERYFALVKVDKVNGQPPEASKHKIMFENLTPLHPNKPLSLEREMRGEENVTGRIIDMIAPIGKGQRGLLVASPKSGKTVMLQHIAHAIKQNHPDVVLFVLLIDERPEEVTEMQRSVAGEVIASTFDEPATRHVQVAEMVIEKAKRLVEMKHDVVILLDSITRLARAYNTVIPASGKVLTGGVDANALQRPKRFFGAARNIEEGGSLTIIGTALIETGSRMDDVIYEEFKGTGNMEVHLERRLAEKRVYPSINLNKSGTRREEMLIKPEILQKIWVLRKFIHDMDEVEAMEFLLDKIRQTKSNSEFFDLMRRGG; from the coding sequence ATGCATTTATCCGAGCTCAAGTCTCTGCACGTGTCCGAATTGATCGAGATGGCCAACGGCCTGGAGATCGAAAACGCGAACCGCCTGCGCAAGCAGGAGCTGATGTTCGCCATTCTCAAAAAGCGCGCCAAGACGGGAGAGACGATCTTCGGCGACGGCACGCTCGAAGTGCTGCCGGACGGCTTCGGCTTCCTGCGCTCGCCGGAAATGTCGTACCTCGCGAGCACCGACGACATCTACATCAGCCCGTCGCAGATCCGCCGCTTCAACCTGCACACCGGCGACACGATCGAAGGCGAAGTCCGCACGCCGAAGGACGGCGAGCGCTACTTCGCGCTCGTCAAGGTCGACAAAGTCAACGGGCAGCCGCCCGAGGCCTCGAAACACAAGATCATGTTCGAGAACCTCACGCCGCTGCACCCGAACAAGCCGCTGTCGCTCGAGCGCGAAATGCGCGGCGAAGAGAACGTCACGGGCCGCATCATCGACATGATCGCGCCGATCGGCAAGGGCCAGCGCGGCCTGCTCGTCGCGTCGCCGAAGTCGGGCAAGACCGTGATGCTCCAGCACATCGCGCACGCGATCAAGCAGAACCACCCGGACGTGGTCCTGTTCGTGCTGCTGATCGACGAGCGCCCTGAAGAAGTGACCGAAATGCAGCGCTCCGTCGCAGGCGAAGTGATCGCATCGACGTTCGACGAACCGGCCACGCGCCACGTTCAGGTCGCCGAAATGGTGATCGAGAAGGCCAAGCGCCTCGTCGAAATGAAGCACGACGTCGTGATCCTGCTCGACTCGATCACGCGTCTCGCACGCGCGTACAACACCGTGATCCCGGCGTCGGGCAAGGTGCTGACGGGCGGTGTCGACGCGAACGCGCTGCAGCGCCCGAAACGCTTCTTCGGCGCGGCGCGCAACATCGAGGAAGGCGGCTCGCTGACGATCATCGGCACCGCGCTGATCGAAACCGGCAGCCGCATGGACGACGTGATCTACGAAGAGTTCAAGGGCACCGGCAACATGGAAGTGCACCTCGAGCGCCGCCTCGCGGAAAAGCGCGTCTACCCGTCGATCAACCTGAACAAGTCGGGCACGCGCCGCGAGGAAATGCTGATCAAGCCCGAGATCCTGCAGAAGATCTGGGTGCTGCGCAAATTCATCCACGACATGGACGAAGTCGAGGCAATGGAATTCCTGCTCGACAAGATCCGCCAGACGAAGAGCAACTCCGAGTTCTTCGACCTGATGCGCCGCGGCGGCTGA